A genome region from Vulpes lagopus strain Blue_001 chromosome 7, ASM1834538v1, whole genome shotgun sequence includes the following:
- the THEG gene encoding testicular haploid expressed gene protein, which produces MDRQRRHSSLRSRQDAEAEGRPDRGQHEGVLGMRGPGPGGRGPQDPRYADDGDLRSEEQDEEVLPEVTGEDIVPSPRSPEAALMTLQGVLEKDTEDGIPELSRLSIAQGVPSASRARGRKRRRGVFELAKPKTNWQVLKDRTGCCCQGFAWVSPCKRNLQFCVWWPSVYWTERFLEDTTLTITVPEVSRRVEELARPKRFYSEYYNNSRSTPIWPIPRSSLEYQASSRLRDLAIPRVRNNIWSINMSEVSQVSRAAQLAIPSPRILRLAKPRAPAPLLEEWDPMPKPKPHVSDYNRLLHLAMPKAQSDQCVPDRDPRWEVLDVTKKAVASPRIISLAKPKVRKDLNEGYNRPPLACTSSPSPRASPKECERPRPGL; this is translated from the exons ATGGACCGGCAGCGGCGGCACAGCTCGCTCCGCAGCCGCCAGGACGCCGAGGCGGAAGGCCGGCCCGACAGGGGGCAGCACGAGGGTGTCCTGGGCATGCGGGGTCCGGGGCCTGGGGGccgaggaccccaggaccccaggtacGCGGACGACGGGGACCTGAGATCCGAAGAGCAAGACGAGGAGGTCCTCCCGGAGGTGACGGGGGAAGACATAGTCCCCAGTCCCCGGAGCCCCGAGGCGGCCCTAATGACACTGCAGGGGGTTCTGGAGAAGGACACAGAGGACGGCATCCCTGAGCTGAG CCGCCTGTCCATTGCTCAGGGGGTCCCCAGCGCCTCCAGggccagaggcaggaagaggaggaggggggtctTTGAGCTGGCAAAGCCCAAGACCAACTGGCAAGTCCTGAAAGACAG GACGGGGTGCTGCTGTCAGGGCTTTGCCTGGGTGTCCCCGTGCAAGAGGAACTTGCAGTTCTGTGTGTGGTG GCCTTCTGTGTACTGGACGGAGAGGTTTCTTGAAGACACCACCCTCACTATCACAGTGCCCG AGGTGTCCCGCCGCGTAGAGGAACTGGCTCGACCTAAGAGGTTCTACTCCGAGTATTACAACAACAGCAG GAGCACCCCCATCTGGCCCATTCCTCGCTCCTCCCTGGAATACCAAGCTTCTAGTCGCCTGAGGGACCTGGCCATCCCGAGGGTCCGGAACAACATTTGGAGCATAAACATGTCTGAG GTGTCCCAGgtatccagggcagcccagttggcCATCCCCAGCCCAAGGATCCTACGGCTGGCAaagcccagggccccagccccccTGTTGGAAGAGTGGGACCCCATGCCGAAACCCAAGCCGCACGTGTCAGACTACAACCGCCTCCTCCACTTGGCCA TGCCCAAGGCCCAGTCGGACCAGTGTGTTCCTGACCGAGATCCGCGCTGGGAGGTGCTGGACGTCACCAAGAAGGCAGTGGCCAGTCCCCGGATCATCTCCCTGGCCAAGCCCAAAGTGCGCAAGGACCTCAACGAGGGCTACAA CAGGCCTCCCCTCGCCTGTACGAGCTCGCCGTCCCCAAGAGCATCACCAAAAGAGTGTGAGCgacccaggcctggcctctgA